Proteins from a single region of Urocitellus parryii isolate mUroPar1 chromosome 4, mUroPar1.hap1, whole genome shotgun sequence:
- the LOC144254149 gene encoding olfactory receptor 8B3-like: protein MLTGNDSLVTEFVLAGLTDLQELQLPLFHLFLMIYIVTIVGNFGLLTLIGLSSHLHTPMYYFLFNLSFIDLCYSSVFSPKMLMNFVSKRNAISYVGCMTQLFFFLFFVISECYMLTSMAYDRYVAICNPLLYRVTMSQQVCSALSLAAYVMGFVGAAAHTGCMLRLTFCNANVINHYLCDILPLLQLSCTSTYVNEVVVLVVVGINITVPSFTILTSYIFILTSILHIKSTHGRSKAFSTCSSHIIAISLFFGSGAFMYLKYSSPGSMDKGKFSSVFYTNVGPMLNPLIYSLRNKDVKVALREVMTKIKKRDKL, encoded by the coding sequence ATGCTGACCGGAAATGACTCCCTGGTGACTGAGTTTGTTCTGGCTGGATTAACAGATCTCCAGGAGCTTCAGCTTCCCCTCTTTCACCTGTTCCTAATGATCTACATTGTCACCATCGTGGGCAACTTTGGCTTGCTCACACTTATTGGTCTCAGTTCTCACTTGCACACCCCTATGTACTACTTCCTCTTCAACCTGTCCTTCATTGATCTCTGTTACTCTTCTGTTTTCAGCCCCAAAATGTTGATGAACTTTGTCTCCAAGAGGAATGCCATCTCCTATGTGGGGTGCATGACTCAgctgttcttctttctcttttttgtcatCTCCGAGTGCTACATGTTGACCTCAATGGCCTATGATCGttatgtggccatctgtaaccCATTGCTGTATAGGGTCACCATGTCCCAGCAGGTCTGTTCTGCATTGTCTCTTGCTGCCTATGTGATGGGATTTGTTGGTGCCGCTGCCCACACGGGCTGCATGCTTAGACTGACCTTCTGCAATGCCAATGTCATCAACCATTACTTGTGTGACATACTCCCCCTCCTCCAACTTTCTTGCACCAGCACCTATGTCAATGAAGTAGTGGTTCTTGTTGTGGTGGGCATTAATATCACAGTCCCCAGCTTTACCATATTGACTTCTTACATCTTCATTCTTACCAGCATTCTTCACATCAAATCCACTCATGGAAGATCAAAAGCCTTCAGTACCTGCAGCTCTCACATCAttgctatttctctcttttttggatCAGGTGCATTCATGTATCTTAAATATTCTTCTCCTGGATCTATGGACAAGGggaaattttcttctgttttctacaCTAATGTGGGTCCCATGCTCAACCCTTTGATCTACAGTTTGAGGAACAAGGATGTCAAAGTTGCACTTAGGGAAGtcatgactaaaattaaaaagagagacaaattGTAA
- the LOC144254513 gene encoding olfactory receptor 8C8-like, giving the protein MKPMAMENDSSVTEFILLGLTDQPELQLPLFFLFLVNYAVTMVGNLSLMNLIFLNSHLHTPMYFFLFNLSFIDFCYSFVCTPKMLLCFVSERNIISFAGCMTQLFFFCFLVSAECYVLTAMAYNRYVAICQPLLYSVIMSPRVCSLLMLGSYLMGFAGAMVHTGCMIRLSFCDSNVINHYMCDILPLLQLSCSSTHLNELVSSVVVGTVVIVSSLIILISYALILYNVLHMSLAKGSSKAMSTCGSHIVTVGLFYGFGLLTHVKPSTAGAVGEGKFFSVFYTFGVQMLNPLIYSFRNKDVKLALMRTLKRITN; this is encoded by the coding sequence ATGAAGCCAATGGCTATGGAAAATGACTCCTCTGTGACAGAGTTCATCCTTCTGGGACTAACAGACCAACCTGAGCTGCAGCTGCCCCTGTTCTTCCTGTTCTTGGTGAACTATGCTGTCACTATGGTGGGAAACTTAAGCTTAATGAATCTAATTTTCCTGAATTCACACCTTCACActcccatgtactttttcctctttaacttgtccttcattgatttctgttattCATTTGTCTGTACCCCTAAAATGCTCCTGTGCTTTGTTTCAGAGAGGAACATCATCTCCTTTGCAGGATGCATGACTCAgctatttttcttctgctttttggtGAGTGCAGAGTGCTATGTGCTGACAGCCATGGCCTATaatcgctatgtggccatctgtcagCCTCTGTTGTACAGCGTGATCATGTCCCCTAGGGTCTGTTCTCTGCTGATGTTGGGTTCTTACTTGATGGGGTTTGCTGGTGCCATGGTGCACACAGGGTGCATGATCAGGCTCAGCTTCTGTGACTCCAATGTCATCAATCATTACATGTGTGACATCCTTCCCCTCCTTCAACTGTCCTGCAGCAGCACTCACTTGAATGAGCTTGTGAGTTCTGTTGTTGTGGGGACAGTAGTCATTGTATCCAGCCTCATTATCCTAATCTCTTATGCTTTGATTCTTTATAATGTCCTTCATATGTCCTTAGCTAAGGGTTCATCCAAGGCCATGAGCACCTGTGGTTCTCACATAGTAACTGTTGGCCTGTTCTATGGATTTGGGCTGCTCACTCATGTTAAACCATCAACTGCTGGGGCTGTGGGTGAAGGGAaatttttctcagtgttttaTACTTTTGGGGTGCAAATGCTGAATCCCCTCATTTATAGCTTCAGGAATAAAGATGTCAAACTTGCTCTGATGAGAACCCTGAAGAGAATCACAAACTGA